In Verrucomicrobiota bacterium, a single genomic region encodes these proteins:
- the argF gene encoding ornithine carbamoyltransferase, whose translation MRHFLKETDFSPAEIPMVFSMAAEFKRLRDGSYPRVLEGQSWGMIFYKNSTRTRISFEVGLHELGAHPVRLDASNTQINRGESIADSARVMGRYLHGLVIRTFGQEIVEEFAEQAGIPVVNALTDYLHPCQIYSDVFTLAEKWGGDGANLDSVAGKKVAFFGDCNSNMANSWLLAGELFGLEVVLSGPAGFGPGERIQKDLEKLSPGKKPSFVQDPFEAVAGADAIYTDVWVSMGDEAEESSRLAAMQPFSVTLDLLSSAKPAALFLHCMPAHPGQEVSQEVLDSENAVLFDQAENRLHVQKAILAQVGDPENRPS comes from the coding sequence ATGAGGCACTTTCTCAAAGAGACCGACTTCAGCCCAGCGGAAATTCCAATGGTTTTCTCAATGGCTGCCGAGTTCAAGCGCTTGCGGGACGGGTCGTATCCGAGAGTGCTGGAAGGGCAAAGCTGGGGGATGATTTTTTACAAGAACAGCACACGGACCCGGATTTCATTTGAAGTAGGCCTCCACGAACTGGGAGCCCACCCTGTCCGGCTTGATGCGAGCAACACCCAGATTAACCGCGGCGAGAGTATTGCCGATTCGGCTCGGGTAATGGGCCGCTATCTTCATGGCTTGGTCATACGAACTTTTGGCCAGGAAATTGTCGAAGAATTCGCTGAGCAGGCTGGCATTCCAGTCGTCAATGCGCTTACTGACTACCTACACCCCTGCCAGATCTACTCCGACGTGTTCACTCTGGCTGAAAAATGGGGAGGTGACGGAGCCAACCTCGATTCCGTGGCAGGCAAAAAAGTCGCTTTTTTCGGCGACTGTAATTCCAATATGGCGAATTCCTGGCTGTTGGCTGGTGAACTGTTCGGACTCGAAGTGGTTCTTAGCGGACCCGCCGGATTCGGTCCTGGTGAACGAATTCAAAAAGACTTGGAAAAGCTTTCCCCCGGAAAAAAGCCCTCTTTCGTTCAGGATCCTTTCGAAGCGGTAGCCGGAGCAGATGCCATCTATACCGATGTTTGGGTGAGCATGGGAGATGAGGCGGAAGAGAGCTCGAGACTTGCGGCGATGCAACCCTTCTCGGTCACACTGGATCTACTTTCATCTGCAAAACCCGCAGCTCTTTTCCTCCACTGCATGCCTGCCCACCCAGGACAGGAAGTATCTCAGGAGGTCCTTGATAGTGAAAACGCAGTCCTCTTTGACCAAGCGGAAAACCGGCTTCACGTCCAGAAAGCCATCCTAGCACAGGTCGGAGACCCAGAAAATCGACCCTCGTGA
- the arsS gene encoding arsenosugar biosynthesis radical SAM (seleno)protein ArsS (Some members of this family are selenoproteins.) yields MDSLRLGPQLDKLAEEQSRFLLLMINRPDGVPPESNSFDIALARSGQVLRRSKPEILQLNLGKLCNLTCIHCHVSAGPRRKEIISSETVDQILAWYTKHPLPVIDLTGGAPEMAPEFRRIVRHIRKVNPSARILDRCNLVIVNEPGFEWVGTFLEAEELEIVASMPCYSHENVDAQRGNGVFDRSIAALQELNQRGFGTGHSRKRLDLVFNPNGAKLPPSQQELEVDYKRELKKHFDITFDSLITITNLPIARFARWLRREGHYEDYMKTLVDAFNPSTVNRLMCRNTISVGWRGEIYDCDFNQMLDMRLADRSGNGLFLWDIDPTSLEGRTIATGDHCFGCTAGSGSSCGGSLVEDKS; encoded by the coding sequence ATGGATTCCCTACGACTGGGCCCTCAACTCGACAAGCTAGCAGAAGAACAAAGCCGCTTCCTTTTACTGATGATCAACCGACCCGACGGAGTCCCTCCCGAAAGTAATTCCTTCGATATTGCTCTTGCTCGTAGTGGTCAGGTCCTTCGTCGATCAAAACCGGAGATCCTCCAACTCAATCTCGGTAAACTCTGCAACCTTACCTGCATTCACTGCCATGTAAGTGCCGGGCCTCGCCGAAAAGAGATTATCTCCTCGGAGACAGTCGACCAGATTCTTGCTTGGTATACCAAACATCCACTACCAGTTATAGATTTGACGGGTGGCGCTCCGGAGATGGCTCCGGAATTTCGTCGCATCGTGCGTCACATCCGGAAGGTAAACCCATCTGCCCGCATCCTTGATCGATGCAACCTTGTGATCGTCAACGAGCCCGGTTTCGAGTGGGTTGGAACCTTTCTCGAGGCGGAAGAGCTCGAGATCGTAGCTTCCATGCCGTGCTACTCTCACGAGAACGTCGACGCGCAACGAGGGAACGGTGTCTTTGATCGAAGCATAGCCGCACTGCAGGAATTGAATCAACGCGGTTTCGGAACCGGTCATTCGCGGAAACGACTCGATCTAGTCTTCAACCCGAATGGAGCAAAACTACCGCCCTCTCAACAAGAACTGGAGGTAGACTACAAAAGGGAGCTCAAGAAACACTTCGACATTACCTTCGACAGCTTGATCACCATAACCAATCTTCCGATCGCCCGTTTCGCCCGTTGGCTCCGAAGGGAAGGTCACTACGAGGACTACATGAAAACTCTTGTGGACGCCTTCAACCCCTCGACGGTGAACCGCCTGATGTGCCGCAACACCATCAGCGTAGGTTGGCGGGGAGAAATCTACGACTGTGACTTCAATCAGATGTTGGACATGCGCCTCGCAGATCGCTCAGGGAATGGACTTTTCCTCTGGGATATTGATCCGACTTCTCTTGAGGGACGGACGATCGCAACTGGCGATCACTGTTTTGGATGCACGGCAGGCAGCGGATCTTCGTGTGGAGGGTCGCTAGTCGAGGATAAAAGCTAA
- a CDS encoding RidA family protein → MSAEDTLLQSGIQLPPAPKPVGSYVPVVQTGDLLFLSGALPLCAEGLTHVGKVGRDFSISEAAQAARQCAMNLVALLRGHLGSLDKVDRAVSLTGFVNGVDDFSDAAAVMNGASDFILEIFGSAGLHTRAAVSVNGLPKGAAVEVTGVFQTSS, encoded by the coding sequence GTGAGTGCGGAAGACACTCTCCTACAGTCTGGGATTCAACTCCCACCCGCCCCAAAACCCGTTGGATCCTACGTGCCAGTCGTTCAGACGGGAGACCTTCTCTTTCTTTCCGGTGCTCTGCCGCTTTGTGCAGAAGGACTAACCCACGTAGGTAAAGTGGGTAGGGATTTTTCCATAAGTGAGGCAGCACAAGCCGCCAGACAATGTGCGATGAATCTGGTGGCCTTGCTACGGGGCCATTTGGGTTCTCTCGACAAAGTGGATCGCGCAGTCTCGCTCACAGGTTTTGTGAATGGAGTGGATGACTTCTCCGATGCAGCCGCTGTAATGAATGGAGCCTCGGATTTTATTCTAGAGATCTTCGGGTCTGCCGGTTTGCACACTCGGGCAGCTGTGTCAGTAAACGGTCTCCCGAAAGGGGCCGCTGTCGAGGTGACTGGAGTTTTTCAGACTTCAAGCTAG
- a CDS encoding TetR/AcrR family transcriptional regulator has product MKKIRDKILETAGDLFQRRGYTCVGINEIIETSGVSKAGFYDNFASKEILCVEWLQTTHKRSEQHHANILAETGSSAQKVVDYFHALADFMACREYRGCPFSNTASVIDAKSPRIHAEIESHKIFIREFFVDLATEIVPEGNFEELGNHLFLLYSGAATEAQNLRSEWPISTAARIAKALTEHAQRPSADEQRRKEELLAV; this is encoded by the coding sequence ATGAAGAAAATCCGCGACAAAATCCTCGAAACCGCAGGAGACCTGTTTCAGCGCCGTGGCTACACTTGCGTTGGAATCAACGAAATAATCGAGACCTCCGGCGTTTCGAAGGCAGGCTTCTACGACAATTTCGCCAGCAAAGAAATTCTCTGCGTAGAATGGTTACAAACGACTCACAAGCGATCCGAGCAGCATCATGCCAACATACTTGCGGAAACGGGTTCCTCAGCACAGAAGGTAGTTGACTACTTTCACGCCCTCGCTGACTTCATGGCCTGTCGTGAATACCGTGGGTGCCCATTCAGCAACACGGCTTCCGTAATCGATGCAAAAAGCCCACGCATTCACGCAGAAATCGAGAGTCACAAGATTTTTATCCGCGAGTTTTTCGTCGATCTGGCAACTGAGATCGTTCCTGAAGGTAATTTTGAAGAGCTCGGCAATCATTTGTTTCTCCTTTACTCGGGTGCGGCAACCGAGGCGCAGAATCTACGGTCAGAATGGCCCATCTCGACCGCTGCCCGTATTGCAAAGGCCTTAACGGAGCACGCCCAACGTCCCAGTGCGGATGAGCAACGAAGGAAAGAGGAGCTTCTTGCTGTCTGA
- a CDS encoding DUF547 domain-containing protein, producing the protein MTRLFSLLLFKTVVAGPLLASTEASPDYSVYAELLDRYVTPDGVLYDQWFSNPNDLADLDDVLAEFAQVDYTQLEPNEATAFLINLYNAAMIAAVFDHYPLDSVRSIGLLPFSIFRRDFIELNGEKVSLDEVEKGILLEEFGDPRIHFAVNCASESCPALRGEPFTGDALDAQMDEQTRLFANGPHAAKVSLEEESTAYSELFKWYDADFPGDDPATYLNQYRDDPLPEGFSVEWIPYDWALNSTS; encoded by the coding sequence ATGACCAGACTTTTCTCACTTCTTCTTTTCAAGACTGTCGTTGCCGGTCCTCTTCTGGCTTCGACGGAAGCGTCACCGGACTACAGCGTCTATGCAGAGCTCTTGGACCGCTACGTGACGCCCGATGGAGTCCTCTACGACCAGTGGTTCTCGAACCCGAACGACCTGGCCGACCTCGACGATGTGCTCGCAGAGTTTGCCCAGGTTGACTACACTCAACTGGAGCCAAACGAAGCGACCGCTTTTCTCATCAATCTCTACAACGCTGCCATGATTGCCGCCGTCTTCGATCACTACCCGCTAGACTCCGTGAGATCTATTGGGCTCCTTCCGTTTTCCATTTTTCGTCGCGACTTCATCGAGCTCAACGGAGAGAAAGTCAGCCTTGATGAAGTCGAAAAAGGAATCCTTCTCGAGGAATTCGGAGATCCTCGGATCCATTTTGCGGTCAACTGCGCCAGCGAGAGCTGCCCCGCGCTTCGAGGAGAGCCCTTTACCGGTGACGCGCTGGACGCCCAGATGGATGAGCAAACAAGACTCTTCGCAAATGGACCTCATGCCGCAAAGGTGTCGTTGGAGGAAGAGTCCACTGCTTACTCTGAACTCTTCAAGTGGTATGACGCCGACTTTCCCGGCGACGACCCTGCTACCTATCTGAACCAATACCGCGACGATCCTCTTCCAGAGGGATTCTCAGTGGAATGGATTCCCTACGACTGGGCCCTCAACTCGACAAGCTAG
- a CDS encoding isochorismate synthase has product MKEVPADKFGNRDLEGLLRFLEYVRESALTSGHPAIASISLRVSDQDPLAVLQAIQESNEPHLYLERGSTSVSGAESVVRLDSSGPDRFDEASAFVKRWSEHIVKTGDLDGWFSGPLFFHAFAFNEMNSPAATVFIPRWQVCRTDRECIAVANVLVEESADLLPEAQRILRAHKSVTESSYRGVGAGSLVSVRHVRAEATERFRERVEQALSTIQNTTLEKVVLSRWLDLEAEDDFRPLETLRLLRESYPNCFAFSYSRGSGASWIGATPERLVRLRNGRFDTEAIAGSVARGSSLSEDSELGENLLLSEKDLREHRFVVEEISRSLEGLGLCPEAARNPQLLRLPNVQHLRTPISGQNPEGLSLIDLIGALHPTPAVNGVPHQEAGRLIEELESFSRGLYSGCLGWEKPSDSGESVVALRTARMEGDSARLFAGAGIVEGSSPQKELRETEIKFAAMLSALGVDR; this is encoded by the coding sequence ATGAAAGAAGTCCCGGCAGACAAGTTTGGAAATCGCGACCTTGAGGGTTTGTTGCGGTTTCTTGAATACGTTCGCGAGAGTGCCCTGACGTCGGGTCATCCGGCGATCGCTAGTATTTCATTGCGGGTGAGTGACCAGGATCCTCTCGCGGTATTGCAAGCGATTCAGGAGTCGAATGAGCCACACCTCTACTTGGAGCGTGGATCTACCTCTGTCTCTGGAGCCGAGTCTGTGGTTCGTTTGGATTCGTCCGGACCCGATCGTTTTGACGAGGCGAGTGCATTCGTAAAGAGGTGGTCGGAACATATAGTGAAGACTGGAGATCTTGATGGTTGGTTTTCAGGTCCGTTGTTTTTTCACGCGTTTGCGTTCAATGAAATGAACTCTCCTGCAGCGACGGTGTTTATTCCACGCTGGCAGGTTTGCAGGACAGATCGTGAATGTATTGCCGTGGCGAATGTGCTTGTGGAGGAAAGTGCAGACCTTCTCCCAGAGGCGCAAAGGATCCTGCGGGCACACAAATCAGTCACGGAGAGTTCGTATCGTGGTGTAGGCGCAGGCTCCCTTGTCTCCGTTCGCCATGTCAGAGCTGAAGCTACGGAAAGATTTCGTGAACGAGTGGAGCAGGCATTGTCCACAATTCAGAATACCACTTTGGAGAAGGTGGTTTTATCGCGGTGGTTGGATCTCGAAGCAGAGGACGATTTCCGACCCCTGGAGACACTTCGTTTGTTGAGGGAAAGCTATCCGAATTGTTTTGCCTTCTCGTATTCTCGGGGGAGTGGAGCGAGCTGGATCGGTGCCACTCCAGAACGATTGGTCCGCCTGCGGAACGGACGTTTCGATACGGAGGCAATTGCTGGCTCCGTTGCGCGCGGCAGTAGCCTTTCCGAGGATTCTGAACTGGGAGAGAATCTGCTCCTCAGCGAGAAGGACTTGCGGGAACATCGTTTCGTCGTCGAAGAGATTAGTCGTTCCTTGGAGGGTCTTGGTCTATGTCCGGAGGCAGCGAGAAACCCTCAGCTTCTTCGGCTGCCGAACGTTCAGCATCTTCGAACGCCGATTTCCGGTCAGAATCCAGAAGGGCTTTCGCTGATTGACCTGATCGGAGCGCTTCACCCAACTCCCGCGGTCAACGGGGTTCCTCATCAAGAGGCTGGGCGATTGATCGAAGAACTTGAGAGTTTCTCGCGGGGTCTCTACTCGGGCTGTCTTGGTTGGGAAAAGCCTTCGGATTCCGGTGAATCTGTTGTTGCGCTTAGAACGGCTCGAATGGAGGGCGATTCGGCCCGGCTTTTTGCGGGTGCTGGAATTGTCGAGGGGTCTTCGCCTCAGAAAGAGTTGCGAGAGACCGAGATTAAGTTTGCTGCAATGCTAAGCGCTCTTGGAGTGGACCGGTAA
- the ppk1 gene encoding polyphosphate kinase 1: MTTRKRTPAVLPEGVKSPYHGDRPFFNRELSWLAFNQRVLEQATNPEYPLLERVRFIAFVSSNLDEFFEIRVAGLMQKVDSGITRTGLDGLQPKEQLQRIRRLSSRLVRDQYACWNQQLVPDLREENIVFKKVKELNRGENAWIKRYFEESVFPVLTPLGVDPGHPFPQISNKSLNILVCIRSQEAEAEELLAILPVPLILPRIVAIPNKRTRSQTYVFLSDVIGRFASTLFPGFETLSTHAFRITRNSDLYIDEEEVDNLLQTIEEELHKLKKGASVRIEISDTVPDTALDRLLDSINLGHESVFRIDGPINLLRVMEFYDMVDRPDLKFPPFLPSTPPALADAGNIFEAVSREDFLLHHPFESFHPVIEFLRQAGDDPKVYAIKLTLYRTSGDSPIINALIEASNKGKQVTALIELKARFDEANNIQWARRLEEAGVHVVYGLVGLKTHCKCCLVIRREPDNTLKRFVHLGTGNYNPKTARLYTDYSFFTAKDSITEEVADLFNSLTGFAKSPTFKQLLVAPFNLHASVLRFIRQETNNAKAGKAARIIVKVNSLIDQDTIEALYEASAAGVQVDLIVRGICGLIPGVKGLSENIRVRSILGRYLEHSRVYYFQNSGRKARIYIGSADWMPRNFIRRVEAVFPVDRADHRKQILDTLKTHLRDTSQAKQLRPSGTYAKLPASRKSPPFSAQNHFIEQALLRHQQVAEEERPIPPPQTTRPNPLASETVPKA; this comes from the coding sequence GTGACCACCCGCAAGAGAACACCAGCCGTCCTTCCGGAAGGCGTTAAGAGTCCTTATCACGGCGACCGGCCATTCTTTAACCGGGAACTCAGCTGGCTTGCCTTCAATCAGCGGGTTTTGGAGCAAGCCACCAACCCAGAATACCCTCTTCTCGAACGAGTCCGTTTTATTGCTTTCGTCAGCTCGAACCTCGATGAGTTCTTTGAAATTCGGGTGGCGGGTCTTATGCAGAAAGTCGATTCCGGAATTACCCGGACCGGACTGGACGGTCTCCAACCCAAAGAGCAACTCCAGAGAATTCGTCGCCTCTCATCCCGACTCGTTCGCGACCAGTATGCTTGCTGGAACCAGCAATTGGTTCCTGATCTTCGCGAGGAGAATATCGTTTTCAAAAAGGTGAAGGAATTGAACCGTGGTGAAAACGCTTGGATCAAACGTTACTTCGAAGAGAGCGTTTTCCCGGTTCTCACGCCGCTAGGCGTCGACCCCGGTCATCCGTTTCCGCAGATTAGCAACAAATCCCTGAACATCCTTGTCTGTATCCGAAGTCAAGAAGCCGAAGCCGAGGAGTTACTCGCCATCCTTCCCGTGCCGTTGATCCTTCCCCGGATTGTTGCCATTCCCAATAAAAGGACCCGATCACAGACCTACGTGTTTCTCAGTGACGTAATTGGCCGATTTGCCAGCACGCTTTTTCCCGGCTTCGAAACCCTTTCAACTCACGCTTTTCGAATCACGCGAAACAGCGACCTCTACATTGATGAGGAAGAAGTCGATAACCTCCTTCAGACGATCGAAGAAGAGCTTCATAAGCTCAAAAAAGGTGCGTCCGTCCGCATCGAGATTTCAGATACCGTTCCCGACACCGCCCTCGATCGACTCCTTGATTCAATCAATCTCGGGCACGAGAGTGTTTTTCGTATCGATGGTCCAATCAACCTCCTCCGGGTAATGGAGTTTTACGATATGGTAGACCGACCGGATCTGAAGTTCCCTCCCTTCCTTCCGTCAACTCCGCCTGCCCTTGCGGATGCGGGAAACATATTTGAAGCCGTTTCCCGAGAAGACTTTCTCCTCCATCATCCGTTTGAATCGTTTCATCCCGTAATTGAATTTCTGAGACAAGCTGGCGACGACCCAAAGGTCTATGCGATCAAGCTGACCCTTTACCGAACAAGTGGAGATTCTCCGATCATCAATGCCCTGATTGAGGCTTCCAACAAAGGCAAACAGGTCACCGCACTAATCGAACTGAAAGCCCGTTTCGACGAAGCCAACAATATCCAATGGGCCCGCCGGCTTGAGGAGGCGGGAGTGCACGTCGTCTACGGACTCGTCGGCTTGAAGACTCACTGCAAATGCTGTCTTGTCATTCGAAGAGAGCCCGACAACACGTTGAAAAGATTCGTCCACTTGGGGACCGGGAACTATAACCCGAAAACCGCCCGCCTCTACACGGACTACTCCTTTTTTACCGCGAAGGACTCGATTACCGAGGAGGTTGCCGATCTGTTTAACTCCCTTACCGGATTCGCTAAATCGCCCACCTTCAAACAGCTACTGGTCGCCCCCTTCAATCTCCACGCTTCCGTTCTACGCTTCATCAGACAGGAAACTAATAATGCAAAAGCGGGAAAGGCCGCCCGGATTATTGTTAAGGTGAACAGCCTCATTGATCAGGACACGATCGAGGCTCTTTACGAAGCGTCCGCGGCTGGTGTGCAGGTCGACCTGATCGTCCGGGGCATCTGCGGACTAATCCCGGGGGTGAAAGGTCTCAGCGAAAACATACGGGTTCGTTCGATTCTAGGACGTTACCTCGAGCATTCCCGGGTCTACTACTTCCAAAATTCCGGCCGAAAGGCTCGTATCTACATTGGAAGCGCTGACTGGATGCCACGCAACTTCATCCGCCGGGTCGAAGCGGTTTTCCCCGTTGATCGAGCAGACCACCGCAAACAAATCCTGGATACTTTGAAAACCCACCTCCGTGATACTTCTCAAGCGAAGCAATTGAGGCCCAGCGGGACCTACGCTAAACTTCCAGCCTCCCGCAAATCACCGCCCTTCTCGGCTCAGAATCACTTTATCGAACAAGCGCTCTTGCGTCACCAGCAAGTCGCCGAAGAGGAACGACCCATTCCTCCACCCCAAACGACTCGACCCAATCCTTTGGCCTCGGAGACGGTTCCGAAGGCATAG
- a CDS encoding methyltransferase domain-containing protein — MTTETLDYHNNTQDYYGRVLQTNKDLKTSACCENASPPAWLKPLFQNLDGEIIERSYGCGSPIPTALEGQTVLDLGCGTGRDVFLASQLVGQNGKVIGVDFTDEQLEVARRHRDSQMERFGFKTPNVEFLQGPLEDLHALRIADESIDVVISNCVLNLCRDKADVISEVFRVLKPGGELYFSDVFASRRLPIHLANDPDFHGECLGGAWYWEDFRRLLLKEGCPDYRVVSQSKINLEDPRMAALSDGITFESATVRCFKIASLEDRCEDYGQVVTYKGTIPQHPRVFPLDPGHLFEKGRPERVCGNSAAMIEETRFARHFSTTGDRSHHFGLFPGCEPAATEEGSGCC; from the coding sequence ATGACAACCGAGACACTAGACTACCACAACAACACCCAAGACTATTACGGGCGTGTTCTTCAAACCAACAAGGACCTCAAGACTTCGGCCTGTTGTGAGAATGCCTCACCTCCGGCATGGCTGAAACCTCTTTTTCAAAACCTCGATGGCGAAATCATTGAACGCAGCTATGGATGTGGCTCTCCGATTCCAACTGCGCTGGAAGGTCAAACCGTGCTCGACCTCGGATGTGGAACCGGCCGCGACGTTTTTCTTGCCTCTCAGCTTGTCGGACAAAATGGGAAAGTGATTGGAGTCGATTTCACAGACGAACAGCTGGAGGTCGCCCGCCGCCATCGTGATAGCCAAATGGAACGTTTTGGGTTCAAAACTCCCAACGTTGAGTTCTTGCAAGGGCCTCTCGAGGATCTCCACGCACTCCGCATAGCCGATGAATCCATTGACGTCGTGATCTCGAATTGCGTGCTCAATCTCTGCCGTGACAAAGCCGACGTCATCTCGGAAGTATTTCGCGTTTTGAAACCCGGAGGAGAACTCTACTTTTCCGACGTCTTCGCTTCGAGGCGCCTCCCGATCCACCTCGCCAACGATCCCGATTTTCACGGGGAATGCCTCGGCGGCGCTTGGTATTGGGAAGATTTTCGCCGCCTCCTCCTCAAAGAAGGCTGCCCGGATTATCGTGTCGTCTCTCAATCAAAAATTAACCTCGAAGATCCGCGGATGGCTGCCCTCTCCGATGGCATTACCTTCGAGTCCGCTACGGTCCGCTGTTTCAAAATCGCCAGCCTCGAAGATCGCTGTGAAGACTATGGACAAGTCGTCACCTACAAAGGAACGATCCCCCAACACCCCAGAGTTTTCCCTCTGGATCCAGGGCATCTTTTCGAAAAAGGGCGACCGGAGCGGGTATGCGGCAACTCGGCTGCCATGATCGAAGAGACCCGCTTCGCGCGACATTTCTCCACGACTGGAGACCGCTCCCACCACTTCGGCCTCTTCCCCGGGTGTGAACCGGCTGCAACAGAAGAAGGATCCGGCTGCTGCTAG